Within the Methanoregula sp. genome, the region TGTATATATTAATTGAAAAGTATACCACCTTCCCGTTGAAAAGTATACCACTTATCGTAGTTAAACCAGTTGCTTTGCAAGAACAACAGCAACACAAAAACGATGATAAGCATGGATACAAAGCAAGAGATTATCAGGCGTTATTTTCGCGAGTATGATAGCATACGGAAGATATCGCGCGACTTACAGATCAGTCGCATCACGGTAAAGAAACAGCTTTCAGATTATGTGATAGCAGAACAAGCATCGGACTCTGGTGTTGACCAGAAGGTATTACAGGATTATCTGAGTAGCCCGCCACAGTATGATAGCCGGAACCGATGCCGACGTAAGCTAACTTCAGAGATTGAGAACCTGATCATTGAGCAGTTGGAAGAGAACCGGCGCAAGCGGCAGGAAGGATTGCGCAAGCAGATTAAACGCAAGATCGACATATGGGAGTATGTCCTGAGCCAGGGCCAACAGATCGGCTACACCACCGTATGCAATTATATTCGGGAGAAGGAGCTGCGGCAGTGTGAGGCATACATTAAGCAAACCTATCTTGCCGGGGAGGAATGCGAGTTTGATTGGGCGGAAGTCAAGCTGGTCATCCGAGGTGTTCGCAAGCGGTTATACCTGGCCGTGTTCACCTCGGCATACAGTAATTACCGTCACTGCCGGTTGTACCATCGTCAGGACACCTTGGCCTTTATGGAAGCCCACAATGATTTTTTTGCACACATCGGCGGGGTTTATCAGGAGATGGTTTACGACAATATGCGAGTAGTGGTAAGGGATTTTGTGGGCCGAAGTGAGAAAACGCCTACAGAGGCTCTGGTAAATCTTTCAGGCTGGTTTCAGTACCGTTGGCGTTTTTGCAACGTGCGCAGCGGCAATGAGAAGGGGCACGTTGAGCGAAGCGTTGAATATGTTCGCCGCAAAGCCTTCAGCCATACTGATACTTTTGATTCACTGGAACAAGCCCAGGCTCATCTTCAACAAACCTGTGATCATCTCAATGCGTTGTGTGGTTCCACGGGTAAGACCCCGATGCAAGAGTTCCTCCAAGAGCGTCCTTCGCTGTGGAAGTATCCCGGGCAGATGGATTGCTTTTTGACACATGATCTGAAAGTGGATAAATATTCCACGATCTGCTTTGGCACCAACCGCTATTCA harbors:
- the istA gene encoding IS21 family transposase, with the protein product MDTKQEIIRRYFREYDSIRKISRDLQISRITVKKQLSDYVIAEQASDSGVDQKVLQDYLSSPPQYDSRNRCRRKLTSEIENLIIEQLEENRRKRQEGLRKQIKRKIDIWEYVLSQGQQIGYTTVCNYIREKELRQCEAYIKQTYLAGEECEFDWAEVKLVIRGVRKRLYLAVFTSAYSNYRHCRLYHRQDTLAFMEAHNDFFAHIGGVYQEMVYDNMRVVVRDFVGRSEKTPTEALVNLSGWFQYRWRFCNVRSGNEKGHVERSVEYVRRKAFSHTDTFDSLEQAQAHLQQTCDHLNALCGSTGKTPMQEFLQERPSLWKYPGQMDCFLTHDLKVDKYSTICFGTNRYSVGDHLVGRMVQVKVYTNELKFYYGHLLICRHDRNYGQNQWIICLDHYLKTLSRKPGALHGSIALHQAPPPVQTVYGNWFTHQPRDFIHLLQFCHQHQVDHHRLLDTALYVNGICPGNVTGEKIMAVLGNQPEASPNLMSDPPGDEIENFANKQLEEITGLITANMEAVV